A region from the Bradyrhizobium erythrophlei genome encodes:
- a CDS encoding undecaprenyl-diphosphate phosphatase: protein MMSDAMRAVILGIIEGVTEFLPVSSTGHLLLAERFFDLGEGNFWNSFSILIQLGAILAIVVLYFGKLWRVALGMFSNAEDRRFVIGLLVAFLPAAVIGAAAGHYIKAYLFNPWVVCFSLIVGGAILLWVDQLDLKPHEHDATTFPLPMYLSIGFAQCLAMIPGVSRSGASIVAAMLFGADKHAAAEFSFFLAIPTMVGAFAYEFYKNRADMSLDHTGIIAIGFVVSFVTAMIVVKTFLSYVTRHGFKLFAWWRVIVGTLGLVALAMGR from the coding sequence ATGATGTCTGATGCAATGCGGGCGGTGATTCTCGGCATTATCGAGGGCGTCACCGAGTTCCTGCCGGTTTCCTCGACAGGCCATCTCTTGCTGGCGGAACGATTTTTCGATCTCGGCGAGGGCAATTTCTGGAACAGCTTTTCCATCCTGATTCAACTCGGCGCCATCCTCGCGATCGTCGTGCTCTATTTCGGCAAATTGTGGCGCGTGGCGCTCGGCATGTTCAGCAATGCCGAAGACCGGCGATTCGTCATCGGTCTGTTGGTGGCGTTCCTGCCGGCGGCGGTGATCGGCGCCGCCGCCGGGCATTACATCAAGGCCTATCTGTTCAATCCGTGGGTGGTGTGTTTTTCGCTGATCGTCGGTGGCGCGATCCTGCTGTGGGTCGATCAGCTCGATCTCAAGCCGCACGAGCACGATGCGACCACGTTCCCGCTGCCGATGTATCTGTCGATCGGCTTCGCGCAATGCCTTGCCATGATCCCCGGCGTGTCGCGTTCAGGCGCTTCCATCGTCGCGGCGATGCTGTTCGGCGCCGACAAGCATGCGGCGGCGGAGTTTTCGTTCTTCCTGGCGATCCCGACCATGGTCGGCGCCTTCGCCTATGAATTCTACAAGAATCGCGCCGACATGAGCCTCGATCACACCGGCATCATCGCAATCGGATTCGTGGTGTCGTTCGTCACCGCGATGATCGTGGTGAAGACGTTCCTGAGCTATGTCACCCGCCACGGCTTCAAGCTGTTCGCCTGGTGGCGCGTCATCGTCGGCACGCTCGGCCTGGTCGCGCTGGCGATGGGACGGTAA
- a CDS encoding glutathione S-transferase family protein yields the protein MYTLFHHSFCPHSRFIRLALGEQGLDVRLVEERAWERREAFLALNPAGTTPVLTSEGTPAIPGVGVIAEYLDEAHGTELGDRRLLPSTMGERIEVRRLMAWFNDKFFEEASNPLVTERIYKRFMSEENGGGAPAADVIRAAKANVRYHLAYIGWLARTRNFLAGDRLTYADLAAAAHLSAIDYLGDVPWIEDDAAKAWYARVKSRPSFRPLLSEWLAGVPASRTYVDLDF from the coding sequence ATGTACACACTGTTTCATCATTCGTTCTGTCCGCATTCGCGCTTTATTCGCCTGGCGCTGGGCGAACAGGGTCTCGATGTGCGGCTGGTGGAAGAGCGGGCCTGGGAGCGGCGCGAGGCGTTTCTGGCGCTCAATCCCGCGGGCACCACGCCGGTTTTGACATCGGAGGGAACTCCGGCGATTCCCGGCGTCGGCGTCATTGCCGAATATCTCGATGAAGCCCACGGCACCGAATTGGGCGACCGGCGGCTGCTGCCGTCCACCATGGGCGAGCGCATCGAGGTGCGCCGGCTGATGGCGTGGTTCAACGATAAATTCTTCGAGGAGGCCTCCAATCCGCTGGTCACCGAACGCATCTACAAGCGCTTCATGAGCGAGGAAAATGGCGGCGGCGCGCCGGCGGCCGATGTGATTCGCGCGGCCAAGGCCAATGTGCGCTATCATCTGGCCTATATCGGCTGGCTGGCGCGGACGCGGAACTTTCTGGCCGGCGACCGGCTCACCTATGCGGACCTCGCCGCCGCGGCGCATCTTTCGGCGATCGATTATCTGGGCGACGTGCCATGGATCGAGGACGACGCGGCAAAGGCGTGGTACGCGCGGGTGAAATCCAGACCCTCGTTCCGCCCGCTGCTGAGCGAATGGCTGGCGGGCGTGCCGGCGTCGCGGACCTATGTGGACCTCGACTTCTGA